The window CACGAGTTACTCAGCAGCCAAAGATTCACACAGGGGGCCCGGAGAACAGACAGCAGGTTACGTAACCGCTCAGGTAGGGCCCTCAGTATACTGAGCAACTGATGCTCAAGTACCgctgacacagacacaaacaaaagaggCCGAGGCAGACTGAAATGAAGTGGGGGGCAGTGATCCGGctgacagtgagacagagagagagaaagagagagcacgCCGAAATTCTAACTCgccactctcttttttttcgaGTCCAATGAAACATTTATTTCCCCCTTCATCTGGAAACTGGAGCTGGGGTGTGTTCTGTTCTCTTTAGTTCTGCAACATGCAGCACCGGGGCAGCTGGGGAGGCTGTAGAGAGATAGCTGGACTACAGGACCGTCTCAGGCAGTCATTGTAATTTGCTGCATCACGTCTCTATATATGCACGATGATGATTGTGCATGAACCTGCACAGAGCACTTAGTGTCGAGAGATGAAATGGAGCGTcagggttttatttattttcattgctTGAGAATTACAATCCCACCTCTAAAAATAACAACAGTGGTTGGATTTGTAGTTAGAGGTCCCTTATTATTATTCcataaatcaaatacaaataccTCAAAATAGAATAATGTAATACTTTTCACATGCTCGTTGTTGGGACTGCTGTTGCTTCCCTTACAGGACTTATTGTCAAATCTTGCAGGATCAAGGCAGCGTAAAGAACCCGTACTGCCCGGCTGCCAGCTAGCAGACGAACTCAACGGCGCCTGCCAAAAGCGTCACGAAGGAGAAGGTGATATTTCCTCCGTGAAATCAGATCCAGGCGAGGGGATGCCGTGGCCTAGTAACAGCTGAGCAACACACAGGCAACAGCAGACACAACAGCCGACCCCATCTGCCATCTCTGATCAGTCAGAGATGCCCACATGGAAAGGCCCTTCTCCGCTGCTGAGGCTGGAGAGGGCCCTCTCTTGCAGGGGCGGCCATTGatctgtgtggaggagaggagacctTGACCATTCCCTCGACCGTGGTTCAGTCCAGCGATTTCATAACAGGTTTGCGAATACTTCCGACTGGGCTTTGAAATATGATCAATACACTGAAACACTTTTAAATCACATTGACAGCAACAGGACACCTGCTGTTCTCCAGCTTTAACAAGTTGTAAATCCTTGCTCGCTGAATTTTAGAACAGTGCGGCCATCAAAACGTGTACTGCAGTGCAGTTCATGGAAATGCAACAGGATTCACGTCTCACATGCTTGCGTTTGTCAAAACATCACGGTGACAGTAAAAGCAAACAGAAAGCCAGAGGTTACACCAGGGACTCGCAAACATCCAGCTGTAAAGAGACATGTGGCTTTAATTCAAACATGTAAAAACTCTCTCCGCAGGGTTGGGAGAATGAGAATGGTTGTGGTTTGCCCTGATTTGAGGAGGGAGACGGGCATTTGAAATcacagaaatattaaaaaaaatgtcctaaAGAAAAGTTACGGATGTAACAAATAATATGAAGTCTAGatgcaatattaaaaaaagaaagacgcaAAGTCCATGTCACAGTTGTCCAGGATCAGTGAGGCCGGGAAGAGGAGAGATGCAACAGGAGTGTGGGAAAGGGAGTTGAGGAGGTGAAGACAGGACGGACACTGAGCTGATGTGGGCGGCCGGCAGGACGATCTTTTTGACATGGAAGAATGCTGAGGCTTTCTAACAGCTGAGGCTTATCTAACGACACAAAGGACTCTTGTGGCCCCGCTGGCCGTGGCGTATAGCCTGGTGTGTTGCATTGCGGTTATTGGCCTGTGATTTACCATTTCACAGACAGCGAGCTGATGCAATAAATGAGTTGGCTCCACAGGCTGACTAACGTCACATGGATGAAGCCCTCCGATGGGCAGAGAAACCACAGAAGGAGCCAGCGAAGGACATGTGAGTCGCTCATAGATCGGAGGCTTTAAAAATGCTGTGGAGACGTGAAAGTTTCAGTTGCTGGACAGTAAACGTGTTTCATCGCAATCCACAGAAAAACCACAAGCGGAGAGAGAGTTTAATCACACAATAGCCAATATGACTCAGACatggctatttttttttataattacttCAATATATGCGTGGGGGGGATGGATAGAGACTCTTAACAGATGCTGATCACGTTAGGATTCAGATATAGAGTCTTCCCAACCACCTCAACTAAGAACACCTGGGGGAGCCATTATGTTATGTCTGCAGTAGATGTAGCTGAGCTCTGAGAGGGGGGCGGTAAGTCAAATACACTGGAAACCGTTTAGGACTTCTTCTGAGAACCAGCTGAATAAGGAGATTCTCTTCCTGATAGAAAACCCAACACTGTTGGACACATGCTTTCAATTTCTCGTAGCCAAGGGGTAAAATCAAGAAGCTCCAAAGCCAGTTTTTTAAGAAACTGTGACACTATGGtattagagaaagaaaatgaagaggGGGGGAACTGGGAGGACCCCCTTCACTGAAGTATTCAAGTCTTTACTTCTACTATATGACTAAACCGAAACATTCACCTTTTGACTTAAAGCACATACTTGTAATGCATTAACACACAGAAAAGGGCTTCCTCCGAGAGACAGTGGTGAGGGTTTTATCATGTCTTGTGAGGAGGAAAAATTATAAGTGCAACAATTCCCTCTGCAGCCCCCCGTCTCAGGTGCTATAACCAACCCACATTCTATTCCTGGAAAACATGTCACTAAATGGGTCACAATCACAACTGGAACATCCCAGAGCAGCTCCATCTGTAGTGAAATTGTAGTGAACTGAGCTTCTAAAACACAGATTTACTCTATGGTTGTCTCGTGGTCTGGGTTGTAGCCACTGGCTCAGTCAACAGATGGTCAACCTGTAGACGCGTTGGCGTGTAAACAGcattttcaaatacatttgaatcGAAAGAGTGTGGAAAATGTCGAAGCTTAAAAGACGAGATGACATAATAATTCGAGTACCCTGCTTTTTGGGGGcgaaaaagtgttttgttttacacaGTTGGAATGTCAGGAAACAGAGTAAGAGGCATCTCTGTGACAAAACACGGTCCACCAGTAGTGGCACAGGGCAGGACAAACAAACGAAAAGCAGAAGTGTTTATGGAAGCAGCCTGCCTTTGGCTTGGGTGAGAGAGAagctatggggggggggggggagcgtgATTTGTAACCCAGAGGCACTAAAGACAGACGATCCAGTGGAGGTGAAAGTCTGGCAACGGTTAAAAGACAAGTGAGATCTGTGTGTGGGTTCAGGAATTCAAACAGGACCGCAACGAGCTCAATGCACCTCTCTGTGCCCAAACAAAGAATAATATCAGATCTCACTTTCGCATAAGAGTGCCAAAGTCAGACAGCTAAAAGTTAAGACTAGTGTTTAATATAGGGGTGAAATCCAATCTACATCTGTGAGAATCTGGGGATCTGTGAGTGTTAAggttaaacccccccccccccccgacaaaaacacagagactaGTGGAAGGCTCCAGGGTTAAGTCACTCACATATATGAGCCCAGAGTAGTAGCGGTCCTTCAGGTTGTGCAGCACAGACGCCTCGTTCAAACAGGTGAGCTCGGCCATGTCCTCCACCTTGCTGAACTTGGGCGGGTTCATCTTCTGGATGTCGTCCTTGTTGATCACCACCTTCTTGCCATTCTCCGCCAGCTCCAGCAGCACCTCTTCGCCCCGCTCCTCCCGTATGCTGGCCGCCTCGAAGCCATTGCGCTCCGAGGGTATCCACACCAGCTTCTTGGCTGTCCAGTCGGCCTGCGTGGCCGGATTGTAAACCACAGCCCGGTCCACAAACAGGTACCGCTCTGGGTCCTCTTGCCCACTCCGATGAGACATCTTACCTGGGGTTTACCAGAGCAACGGGGGCCACCTGGAACAGACAGAGGCACAGGGATCGGTACCATAGACACCACGAGTTGGATatgaaataacagaaacacctcTTGTGCCCTTTAAAACTCTGATTTCCTTCTGTAACTATACATATTTAACTggtagaatatatataatatatatatatatataatatatatatatatataaataactatatatatatataatatatatataaataaatataaaaatattttatatatatataattacaaacAGGTCATATATTATGACCTGTTTGTAATGTAACACAACTCCTGGAGCAACGAGGAAGGGATGCAATATGACACCAGTTCAGAACATGACTACTGATTTAGACGGTGACACAAATTAAAAGTTAGACTCCATTTCTATGAACTGGGTGCTCGTGTAGGTCTGACAGTCTGCAGGAAGCCAGTGCGCATACTGCGTAGGGCGACTCGTGAGTTACCGGCCAGGTCTTCTCCCACAAAGCCAGCGCTACGGAACAATAAGTCCACCGTCCACcgtgcagcacacacacacacacacacacacacacacacacacacacacacacacacacacacacacacacacacacacacacacacacacacacacacacacacacacacacacacacacacacacacacacacacacacacacacacacacacacacacacacacacacacacacacacacacacacatacataacgGATACAACGATATGTTGAACGGAACCCcgcagagggggagagaggtgaTACTGTGGTCCGTTTATATGAGGCTAATATCTGCAGTATTTATGCTGCGCACCTGACATCGCGTGAGCAAACTAATGTAACGGCGGCCAAACAAGGTAACGGTAACCGGGAGTGAGCACGATACAGTAAATGACGTTACAACGGCGGTTATGAACGTTAACTTCAGCCGTTTCAAAttatataacgttatatatttacaaataatacTACCTGCAGtaatgtaaacacaaataaGTGTGCAGTCACTCATTAAGCTAGCTTGACATGGCACTAATTATATAATTAAGTTTATCCGAAATTGGTTCAattggtgaaagaaaaaaaggggggggggtccgcGAGGTTCCTctcatttaaaagtgttttcgGAACACACGAGCCAATGTCCCCTAAAGACGGACCACCGTGTTATGTCAAACTAAGTTCCCAGAGAAACCCGTCGCCCTGCAGACCGCTGCGCTCCCCCCGCTCATAAGTCATGTACCTGGCGTGTCGTtagtcagcagcagcagtccgaTCCTGTTCACCGAGCAGTCCgatctcttcctccctccagaCGACGACGAGCTGCTCCACACAACCGACTGATCCGCGGTCACGTGTACTGGGGGCTCCGGAATGCGCGTCACGCACGGTGCTCCCTCGACactgggggtgtgtgtgggggggtgctgTACAGAGCGGACTTGACCGTTGCTGCTCCCGCCTACGACGGACTGAGCGTGCAGAGCGTGACCGCGCAGATCTACACGCCACTGGGACACCCTCCCAGATGAGATGAGGCACTGGGGCACAAATGGGgtcgtgcgtgcgtgtgtcacGGTCTCTTTTTAACTCGCGCATAAACACGGTGGTGACGCGATGCACGAAGACATTGTGCTTCTGTAAACGCGTTTTTAATAAATCTATGCCAAACGCATCtatgcattacacacacacacacacacacacactggacgcAGCCCAGTCTCTCTCCTCGCTCTTCCGTCATTGGTTGAGAGAAACCAACCCTCCAATTTGAAAACCAATGACATGCATGCAATAATCGAGATTGCAACTGTTGCTTACCTGCATCACAAGTAAAATAAAGTACCTCACATGACaagaacaatacaaaaaaagaaaaacatgtttaagaAAGACACAGGAGCTTCATAAACCtgtacaacacacaaacaaaagctttGGGTTTTACAGTGGTATTTTATTACAAATGGAAAGCATGTTTTCTATAATTAAATAACTTCTATACCAAATGCTGTGAAATATACTGACATCATGATCAAGGTTTACATCAAAAACAAGAAAGTCATTGTATTGTTTATGTACAATCTGTTTAGGGAGGAGGCTTCAATGTCCTCCCCTCCAGGCGGCTGCACCCCTCTTTTTCatcccaccacctcctcctccacctcctcctcctcctcctcctcctcctcctcctcctcgtcctcctcgtcctcgtcctcctccacctccacctccacctcctctcacTTTCTTCCTCACACCGCTTGCTTGATCTGTGTCATCCtggtctccatctcctctgggccttttctttttctcaccttCCTCCTTCATTTCCTGAGAAAGGaaaggatcttttttttcaatatacaATCGAGATATGACATCCATCTGACAGTTGATCCCGATCATCCCCCCTCCAGATGTACCCTTACAGCAGTATTATATGAACTCAAGTAtcacatcatcaacaccactGATCATGTTCCAAATGTGTTGAACTgactttaataaataaacagaagtggattgttttttttacatatattgACATCCATATACCTGTTATCTTAAGCTggtaaacatgttgttctttGGAGGCAATTCCTGAGTCTAATtctcacaaaataaaatagtctATGTCCCTTTGAGAGAACATTTAAGTTATGTGGACAGTAATgcacacattctttttttacagtgtgtcCTGAACAAGCGTTAGCTGGCTAAAGAAGCGTGTTTTGCACACGACATGGTTTCCTGTGTTTGTGGTGACATTTGAAACACCTTCAGAAAAGCGATAACTTACCAGTCTGGCAAATCTCTGGGCCTCGCTCACCCTCTCCACCAgcatcatcacttcatcctcctGCGTGGGGAAGGCCGGAAGCTTCTTCCCAATCAGGCTTTCAATCCGCTGGAAAAGCTCCACGTCatatctgggggggggggggaatttagacatttaaaaaaggtctaaattcttcttcttttttaaagtaataaaatatCAAGACATTAAAAAGGAAGCGTGGccactggtaaaaaaaaaacaggcagctCTTACTGAGTGACAAACGTGATAGATTTCCCCGCTCGCCCCGCCCTGGCGGTTCGTCCGACTCTGTGGATGTAGTCCTACGAGGGCAGACAGATCCAAAAGGTCCAATTAAAAACAGACTCAAACTCATGAAACCATCAAACAAACGGGCAGTGCTGACCACCAGCGCCTACGCACCTTGGAGTGGGTGGGGATGTCGTAGTTGATGACGCAGTCGACGTGAGGGATGTCCAGTCCTCTGGACGCCACGTCCGTCGCCAGCAGCACCGAACGAGACTTGGACTTGAACTTGTTTAGCGCTCCGAGGCGTTTGTTCTGTCCGACAGGAAGGGGAAGATCCAGAGAGTGAATTTGGggtttccttaaaaaaaaaaacttattgcAGTGAAAGTATACGAATGCATCGTATAAATTATGTAGCCAATTATGATTACAGTGAACTAACCACTAGGATTATGCCGCCGCCAACCAATCaggttgcagtttacatccatccAAAATGTCATGGCGTCATCATTTAATCCCATTAGACATCCGAGTGAACTTGTAATTAAACTGTAACTGCTGAACACCAAATTTTGATAAATTCAATATTGACTGCAATTtgatgtttgtgccaaattgGAAGAAATTCCATTCAGGTGCTCTTAAGATGTCACTTTCACAAGAATGGGATGGACGGCCAACTCGAGAAAAACAACTACCGTCGCCTTGTGGTTGTGCTTTACCAGCATGCAGACAGCACACGGTGCTTTCATGTCAGGTTTAATGGGAAAAGTTGCATTGCTGTATGGCACAGAGGCAGAAGAGGGCGCTGTTCCTCCTGCCAAAATAGAGCCAAAGCTTGTTCACACATGTGGCTGAAAAGGGATTAGTAAAAGGGCTGCCGTTTGTCCTCCTCAGAAAAGATATTGTGACCATAGTTTAACATGATACGACGGAGACAATGATCTGTTGATGTTTAGGTCACACAGAGGACTTTATGGCAAAAAAAACCAATACTCTACATTTCGGAAACTTAAATTCACTTCACTGTCTCTTAAGGACGCAGCAAAAAAATACTTCAGTGTAGTAACCTTAATAGAGCTGCAAATTATGATTCACATAATCAATTTAGAAACCCATTATTTTCTCGATTCATCGTCTGTAGAATGTCAGCTTGAACAAAACAATCTCAATACATACTTTGTCATTCTTGcttcaaaaatacatatttaattagcCATCAAAATAGTTAAGATTTCTGTCGATCGACTAATTGATCACCtcgaaaataaataaaatgaaactcTGCTTTTTACTGTGTTCTGAGGGCAATGGAGGGGGCAGCTCTGCACTAGTGTTGGTTACTGCTTTGTGACATTATGGTTGATTAAGTTTGGCAGCAGAAAAGACTCAGCATcaacacataaaataaataacagcgAGAAGCTGAGCTTGCAAATAGGTACTCATCAAACCACTGCATCACGTTATCATCGATGTTACAGAGGACATGTGCTTgcattgatttgtgtgtgtgtgtgtgtgtgtgtgtgtgtgtgtgtgtgtgtgtgtgtgtgtgtgtgtgtgtgtgtgtctgaaggtCTACCTGACTCATCTGGCCGTGAAGAGGGATGGCAGTGATGCCGAGGTTCCTTAACAACAGCGCCACCCGCTGGGCATTGTTACATGTGCTGCAGAAAATCATGAACGAGTTCCCGGCCAGCTCGTTTATGATGGACACCAGGTAACAGTCCTGACACAGAAAAAACCCACAGGCACAAAACGTGGTCAGAAACTCCAACAACACACAATTATAACATGACTGTGGTGTTCAGAGGAGCATGTGGTTTCAGACAAAAAAACGTGAAAGGACAATGTGTCGTACCTTGTACTTCGTGGGTATGAAGACGTAATACTGCTGTAGTTTGTCTACGGTAGAGTATTTGGTGGACACCGCACACTTCACAGGATCTTTCAGAGCTGCTCTCTGAAGCTTCTGGACCTGCAACCACACAAAAGAATGTCAGAGCGAGAGAAAAGCGTATCAACTCTTCAGGTGGTGGACTGCTTTGGTATCCGCTTGTTATGTTTTCCTGGAAAAACTGCAGCACTGGCAACCAATAAAGCGGGACTACAAACACCGCGGGTCACATGCTGCTCGGTATTGATCGGCGGGCGTCTACCTTTTTGGTCATGGTGGCGGAGAACAAATAGGTGCGCCGCTCTCTGGGAATCACCTTCAAGATTTTATCCACCTGGCAATAGAAAGAAGACACATACAAATTGGAATTATTGCCTCTAGTTTGAAGACCTCAACCAACCAGACATGTTTGTCTAAAGTGTCATCATTTTAGCCATGTGTGAAACTGCTCCAATTAGCATATGAGGTCTTGAAAAAAATGGGTTTTatgaggtcacatgacctccatattctaatcagttcatcctcgAGTCCAACTGGATGTTTGACAGATTCAATGTAATTGCCTTCAAGATAATGGgttgagagacagacagacaacagggAAACATAGTGCATAATCACAATGCCTCATAGTGTCACACATTCAAGTGATTACGTTCCTTCATGCTAAAGCAAAATGCAAGAGGGGGAAACTGTTGCACCGACATTAATAACTCACCTCAGTCTCAAAGTCCATGTTGAGGATTCTGTCTGCTTCGTCCATGACCAGAAACTTCAGAGCTCGTAGGGAGAAGCCCTTAGTGTTCTCCATGTGGTCGATCAACCTGCCAGGTGTGGCTGTAACACATCGTGTTGACTCCATCACATTAATGCTCAAAAAACATCTGTTGTTTATAATCAGTGCTGTAATAGCAAATACACACGACTGCAGAAGATCATGCGTTGACTGTTTGATTTTTGCTCTCACCAATAACAATGTGTGGTTTTTTAGCCAGCACCAATGACTGGGACATCATGTCGATTCCTCCCACTATGACCGCTGCAACAGGGAAACACGTTTTAGGAACAGACCCATAGAAAGTCATCTGCCTCATCCCGAAACCGGGTTGTGAGCCGCGAACCGACACTCACCGCACTTAACGCCGATGCTGGAGCCCAGGGCCTCAAACTGCTCAGCGATCTGAAACGCCAACTCCCTGGTGGGGGTGAGGACGAGGGTATGGAGCCTCTGGGGCGAGCCCAGCAGTGACTGCAGGATGGGCAGAGCGAAGGCACCCGTCTTTCCGGAACCGGTCTCTGCCAGGCCGATAATGTCTTTCCCTGCAGGCACAGAAAGGTGTTGAAGACATTGTATGTACTTTAGCAGTGAAGGGAAGTTACACGCTGGACAATTAGGTACCAAGTAACAGCACTTTAGTGGAGAATGCCCAATTCTACTCCATTACTGTCCAGGGAGGCATACTGATATATATTCGCATGTGTAATTGGGAGGTGGCAGGAGTAATCATACACTGGAGCTTGTATTTATGACAACAGATATGAAtgcttcttccaccactgggttcaaggggaacacacacacgagacagaGGGGCTACTGTGGTCACTCACCTTGCAGGGCTACAGGTATCGCTTCCACCTGGATCTTTGTTGGAGTCTTCCATCCCAGCTGATCACAGGCCTCACAGAGGACCTCGGTGACACCCTGCGGACGACGGCAAAAGACAGGTTAGAAACCTACCGACGGTGTCGTCAGGTAACAGTTGTAGTCACACGACACGAGCGCCACCTAGCTTAGTTCGGCTTAGCACAAACCGCTATGCCGCGggttcgttgttgttgttgctaaaaTGGCGTCGCTGTGAGGTAAACCCACCAGGTCCTTGAAGGTCTTCGCTGCCACGTTGATTTCGCCACCGTCAACATCGCCGCTACTCGAACTTTGGAGCGTTTCGTCCGCGTTTGGCTTCTCGCTTTCCACAACGTCGTCCGCCATGCTTTTCGCCCCAACGTGTCGTCAGCTTCGCATTGCGCAGATGCGGAAACAAAATCGAGTTAAGGGGCGCACTGGATGATGGGATTTGTAGTTCTCACACCGAAGCCGTAACAAAATAGTCAGGAATTCTAAATTGATGACCGGTGGCGTTTAGGAAAATCGTTCCCAGATATAAagcatatatgtgtataactATTTTCTCCATGTGTTGCTTGTATTGGCTCCTTGATATCACATCACACTGAAAATGTAGGTAAAAACGTATTTATTTCGCTGTAGATCAAATCGTTTCAGACATGTATACAGTGGTTGACCAAACAGTCCACacctttattttcctttatgtcTACGTTTAGGCGATAAAATAACAATCATACAAAATGCTTTTTCTGGTCATGGCAAAACACAAACAGTTGGCCGGAAGAAAAAATGCCAGTTgtaggaaaggaaaaaaaatgacacactgGAGGACAAAAAGCACAGGTAGCCTCCGGCAGACAATGTTTTCACAGCAGGGAGTAGTGTTCTTCTTATGAGTCGGGTCTTAATAGCAAactatttaaacattttccaaatttCATGtataatcaaatgtattatCAAATAGATTAACTTACTCCTTGATACAACAAATCAAATCAGGTGAAGATGAGCCTGGTGAGACCATTGCTGGGTCTAGCTGGCTTTCCTTGGTTtcctaaaaaataaactaatctAGCCGACTGCCATGAAGACAGCTACCTCTAGAACTCTGCACAGAAAACAAATTCACCTTTGAACCCCACTGAAGATCCGCCCGAGTACCCTCCCAAGTCTCAGAGGagtccctccatctccctcatAAAGGCTTCGTACATCTGGTCTTTAGTCTTCATGTTGGACTGAGACACAGCACCCATCTGGACTTGGTGGACCAAGCCCATCGCAGCAGCTGTTGTCTGCTGTTTCTGCCCATGTCCACCACCCATGCCGTcatctcccctccttcctcctcttttctccagaTGTCCAGCTGATGCCCCGTGCATCCCTCCGCTCTTGTCCCTGCGCACCCTCAGTGCCGTGGGCACAAAGCGGGTGACCTCTGTCTTTGGATTGATAATCTGAGGTTTGGCAGAGATGGTGGCCCCACCGGAGCCAGCACCAGCAGACAGGCCGCCTCCGGCTGCTGCGACGGAGGTGATGTTGGGCCGCTTTTCGATGGTGGCTGCGTGGTGGTGGCCGGAGGGGTTGCCGCCAGGATTGGGACCTGTTGGGGCGGCAGCTGTACCAGGTGGAGGAGGCATCTGCATGACGCCCGGTCGCATGGGCATAGGCATGGTCATGGAAGGGGGCGGCATGTTGCCTTGTGAACCATCCTGGTTGGATCCTGAGCCTTTTTGTCGCTGGACAATGTTGGGAGGAGCACTGAGAACGTTGGTGTTGAGGggtggaggaaagagggagagtggTGGGGCGAGTGGACGCGGGGGCCCTCCTGCTCttgggggaggaggtgggataCCTGCAAAAAGAGTTTATTTTAATGAGACATGTATGACATTCCTCTTTGCCACTCCATAGATTGAAAAGCAAAGTATGTTTACACCGTATCTTTAATGATGTATGGAAGTCTATTTTTACTGCCTTAGTTTGAGTTTCACTGAAGCTGAGCAGTAATGgcatatcaaataaatatacatcTTCTTGTGTCACGTTAACTCTGCAcgtgtacacacaaacacagtttacATTTGGATTGAAAGTACAAGACTAATATGCatgaacatacacacagagatgtGTGCCTTCATTCACTGTACGCACACATAGGCCTACCTGGTGGTGCAGGGAGTGGGAGTCTGGGAGGTGGTCCTCGTGGTGGGGGGCCTGGTGGA of the Cyclopterus lumpus isolate fCycLum1 chromosome 8, fCycLum1.pri, whole genome shotgun sequence genome contains:
- the ddx47 gene encoding probable ATP-dependent RNA helicase DDX47; this encodes MADDVVESEKPNADETLQSSSSGDVDGGEINVAAKTFKDLGVTEVLCEACDQLGWKTPTKIQVEAIPVALQGKDIIGLAETGSGKTGAFALPILQSLLGSPQRLHTLVLTPTRELAFQIAEQFEALGSSIGVKCAVIVGGIDMMSQSLVLAKKPHIVIATPGRLIDHMENTKGFSLRALKFLVMDEADRILNMDFETEVDKILKVIPRERRTYLFSATMTKKVQKLQRAALKDPVKCAVSTKYSTVDKLQQYYVFIPTKYKDCYLVSIINELAGNSFMIFCSTCNNAQRVALLLRNLGITAIPLHGQMSQNKRLGALNKFKSKSRSVLLATDVASRGLDIPHVDCVINYDIPTHSKDYIHRVGRTARAGRAGKSITFVTQYDVELFQRIESLIGKKLPAFPTQEDEVMMLVERVSEAQRFARLEMKEEGEKKKRPRGDGDQDDTDQASGVRKKVRGGGGGGGGGRGRGGRGGGGGGGGGGGGGGGGGGMKKRGAAAWRGGH